GTTGATAATATGACAGTAAATTAAcaagaaatttaaattttaaaatccaccAGAGCTTCTACGAGTAAGCGAAAAGGAATTTGGCACAAGTGAAGGAGTCTCTTTAAGAGGAAACTATAAGAAACAAAAATGCCAGAGATGTCAAACATTTAATATTCAGCTTCACAATAAAAGCCACATCAAAAATATAGGGACACCAGTGGTCTTGAGCAAATTGGAAACCTAAAGTAATTAATACAAGAATGAACAAACACTGGAAAAATGAATGGGACTGAAAGCTGACCCATGCTGTGACCGCACATGGGGGCAGACGACTACTGGTCATATGGAAAAGTGCTCATTATTGAAGAAGTGACCACAAGGCACTTAAAGAGTCAAATTGGTTCGAAGATATATTGAGCAGGGTGAGTAAGGGAAATCAGTGGATGCAGTGCATTTAAATTTTCTAAATGCATTGGATCTTTTTGTTAAACAAAATCAAAGGTCATGGGTCAGGGATAATATATTAGCAAAGCTGTGGGGGTCATATATTAGACTACGTAGAGAATTGGTTAAAGGACAGAAAACAATTGGAATAAACAGGCCATTTACATTTCAGCAGGTTCTTACTAGTGAGGGCTGGTGCCTCAGCCATCTTCAATCcacattaatgttttttttaaaatgaagggaCTATGTGCAGTGCATCCAAAGCTGTTGATACAAAGCTAAATGGAAAAATGAGATGTGAGGAGAATAAAAAGTTTCCAGATTGGAGAAGTGGGGCAAGAAGGTGACAAAAAGAGAAGTATATTGTGGAGAAaggtgaagttattcactttggaaggagaatgAGATGGGACATTTTTAAGTGATTTAGTGCACTTGAATACacatagctttttttttaaaaactgagtgaTGGGATGCTATCACCTACAGAAGATAAAAACTGAAAGCTCCCTGGTAGAAATCGTCACAGTAAATCCTGAAACCCCAATCAGATGTTGCACCCCAGGTATATCAGCTTGGCAAAGGCAAAATTGACctgaataactttttttaaattcatttcttcTAGCCCTTGTCCTGCACAAGTTTGAGTGGCATGTAGGTAGGATCCTTaccttcaatttaaaattctccaggatttgccttatgaggaaaggatttCCAGTTTCcaaactgtttaaaaatgaagGAATCCAGTCTTCACAAAACTTATTGCTCACTGAAAGAAAAAGAATTGTTGTGAGCACAACCATATTTGCTGAGTAATAAACGATCATAAAAGCTAAGACAATTAGCCAACGTTTGTTCAATGCATACAAAGCAGGAAGCTTCTCACTGCCAACTGTTATTGTTTCACTGGTTCAATGAATCAGCAAGTAACAGAACAGAGCTGAACTGCATCAACTGTGGGAGTACCTACACCATGTGGGCCAGAGAGTCAACATAGCAGCTCATTACCAACTGCTCAAGGATAATTGGGGGTGGGAAATAAATATCAGCTTTACCAATGATACTCAAGTCAAGAATGACTAATAACATGATCAACATCATCCAAGCTCTAGTCCAAGTCACATTatgcaataacaaaaaaaaattctgacaggacttgGGAATGGAGAGGCTGCTTCCTCTAGTTGGGGAGTCTGGACTTACAATCACACACAATAAATGGTTGACCATTTAAGATTGAGGTGGTAAACGTTTTTGGTCAGAGATTGGTGCATCTTTGAACTCCGCCTCCTTAGAAAGCTGTGGATCGTCAATTGTTGAGTACATGCAAGACTGAGGCTTTTAGATTTTGGGACATGGAGAAAAGTGAGACACATGAGGAGGTGCCGAGAAACTGAAGCTGTGCTAAGAGATCAGGTATGAGCGcgctaaatggtggagcagatgaaTAACCACACAGTTTCAGCATTCTCATTCATATCTTTGCACAGAATTTGTGCATAGCTAAGCATTATCCCTTCCTGAGTCATCCCAGAGCTTCAGCTACACATAGGTTGTCATTAGAACTAGCATTTCCTTGTTGCCCACTGGGGCTAGTAAGGGTTGGTTCAGTAGTAGTATCCCTACCGCTGAACCAAGATCTCAtgtgctccagaggtatgtaataacatctctgaacagactgattacaAAAATATCTCCAATGGGGCTAGCATACAACAGACTTGAACAAACTCAGGATCATACAAACAAGGGGAATTTTCTTTGTATAGTTCATGGGGATAGGTTCCTACCAGCATTTTGAAAGGCAGGAGTAGGTTCACTGCAGTCAATAATAATGACTTTCTGTGGTTCCTTAGTCATCACCGTACACTGCAAAGCTAGCGTGTCCTCTTGGATCAGACCCTGAAGGCTGGCAGCATTGAGAAACCTGGCATAAAGCAAGATTTTTGATCGATGTTAAATGTCGATTTAGCGTCAACAAGAAACTTGAATAGATATTTTATAACTCAACTTGTTGAGAgacattatgacacacctctggagcttgTGGGTCTTGAACTTGAGTCTcttggctcagaagtagggacactatcacaatGCCACAAGAGCCTTTGATGTTATTACAACTCTGGGGCAGACAGAACTTGAACCTGGTCTTCCTGGCTCAGAATTATCAACACTACCACATCATAAGTGCCCTCTCTAGCTCAGAGATGGATGCCCCCCTGGGAATGACATCACCTGACCTTAGCTATCTGCCTAATTACTTTTTCAGATAAATCCCCACTTCTCAATAATCTAATAAATTAAGAATGTCCATTTTCTTTACTTAGTCACTAGCAATCATACTTTTAAGTGACTTagccccaagctctggaatacCCTGTGTAACATTTCAATCCCTCTCCTCTTAAACCTACGAATCAAAAACCACCCTCTTTGGCCAAGCCCCTCCTAACATCTCTTCTGTCTCGCTGTCATGTTTGTCTGATTAGGCTTCGGTGAAGTGTTGAAACATTCTACTAATGATAAAGGCAAGTTGTTGTGCAACAATGAAACCACACAGTGTGGAAAACATCAGGACTGATACCTGGTTACATTGAGTTAATTTCAACTGAGGTTACAATTGGCCAGAGAATGCAGGATAACAATCCAGCAGTtggggtcttgtggcacagtggtagttagTGCCCCAACTTCTGCGCCAGAAATTccaagttcaagttccacctactccagagagGTATCAGCATGTCCAAACAGATGGATTAAAACCACTAAAGATCCTGCAGATCAGTAAATTAAAATCAGATGACATCTTGATAAGAAACACGAGTCGGTGGGAACAGCAAAACCAGTTACTCGGTACGATTGATAAATAAAGCATTTCTTACCTTTCAAcatcctgttttattttgttatcaGCCCCTTTAACTTCAACTGGAGTGTGACTCAAAGCCTAAAACAAATAGAACCCACTGGGTGTTAAAGACCAATACAACTGAGAATCTAAAAATGTTTATCTACAAGCCCAAAACGACCTCAATATTCATTTCAACCTTTGAGTTGTTCCTTATAACTTTGTGATTTTTCAATAGAATTGAAGAAAAACATATATCAATCTGCAAATGTTTGTGTCTTATTCTGGCCGGTGAGAGCTTAGGACCATTGCAGTTGCCCAAACTGCACCTATGTCAGGGATCAGAAAGGAAGACAATAAGAACAGCAGCCGTGCTGGTGTTGCTCACTACTCGATGGGAGGTGTATATGCATGTGGCAATTGGATTAAGTGCACAGCCCATGTAAAGGTTATACAGTTTTACAAGTCCCAGGCAAATCCCTAATCTGTGAGGAGTTAGCCGATCTCAGCTAGAACACTGGTAAAGGTAGAAGTAATCACAGCACCCAATGGAAAAGAGCTGGGCATCCTGCCGGAATCCAGCATCCACTACAGACGTGCCTGGCAAAGATGGATCATCAGATatgaagttaaatatcacacaacaccaacaggtttatttggactataacctggtattgttggattataacctggtgttgcatgatttttaaactttatctacccagtccaacatcagctcctccaaatcagatATGATGCTGTCCACAACCAAATTTTCTGCTGAGCCTCACTGTGAAGACTCATAAGCATCACTTCAGGAAAATCTTGGGGAttgtatgggggtggggggttgggaaaATGATGTGAGTCAGTAGAATTCTTCAAAATCAGGGGAGGGAAGGAATAACTAAAATAATGCAATTGCATATTGCAGATAATAAGTAAATGTCTATTTTGCTACATAAATACTTACGGCCCGCAACAGAATAGGAAGTTTGTTCTGAAACAGCTGCAACACCCTCTGTATGTAGAGCACAGCATCATCATACCAGCTGCTCAGGTACGGCTGGATATGCAGCTCAACAGCGCCAACCTGTGGGACATACACAAAGTTAAAGTTTCATCTAATGAACAACAAGCAACACAAAGCCCCTGCCCCTCATCAccaggatctgtgctgggacaccataacctgcatttatatatccCTATAAACATAGTACAGTTATTGTAATGAGCATACAGAATCTAACTCCGAGCCATTTAAGGAGAGATCAGGACAGCCAAATAAAGCTCGGTAacaaagatttttaaataatactttaaagaagaagtgggagatggaggcACAGACAGTTTTAGGAAGAGAATCCTTTGGAACAGAAGAGTGAAAGATTGAAAGATTAACTCAATTTTTCCCTCCACAgctgttgccagatctgctgactttctctTAGCATTTGTTTTTATCACTACTACGATGTTCTATTTCTTGTAATAAAGCGCAGCATACCTTCATAATTACATGCTGTGCCTAAATACTAACGTCTTGACTCATGCACCAGAACACCTAAATCTCTCTGCCCCTTAGAATTCTGcaatcattctccatttaaacaggactttttaaaacaaaattcttccgccaaagtgaacaacttcacatttttctatatTATATTCCACCATTCAGATTTATAACCATCTGCAACTtcctcacatcttcataacaaactTTCCTACTCATTTTTGGTGTTACTTGCgaatttagctaccataccttCACTCGCTTCCTCAAGagattgatgtaaattgtaaaatattgtgGCTCtagcacagatccctgcaggattCCACATGTCACATCTTGCAAATGAGACAGACCCATTTATGCAtactctcaccctgaacctatctTCTATGTTAATAATATCACCATCAATACCatgaaattttattttccatAACAATACggcaccttaccaaatgccttctgcaatTATGGTACATCTACATGCTTCCTTTGATACactactccttcaaagaacttgATAAATTGTTAGTCATGATTTCTCTTCAACTAAGTCATGTCGACTCTTCCCAATGCCTgaaatttcttaagtgcatagcTATAAACTCTTCAGTGGAAAACTCTAACATCATCTTCACGAAAGATGATATGTAAACAACATATAGTTTCCTGTTGCTGACACCCACCCTTCTTGAAGTTGAGGGGCTATATCTGATAATTTCAGGAAGGAATTTGAAACTAAGGAAAAGAAATTAGAAAGCTGGTGCATGGAAGCTGTTCAGAAGGCACCCTGTAGTATCAATGCAATCATACACCTGGTCATCAATTGAGGGTTCACATGCAAACAGGTATGATAGGATGAATAATGCTTCACTGCTTTGGCTAAGTATTGGCCGTCATGCAGAGACAAGACAGCGACGGTCAGTGGATTGTCCAATTACAGGTAGTAATACCACTGTCCTCATCTACAAAACGTGTTTTCTGCAGGGAAATGAGCAAAGGAGCCCTACCTGAGCTTCTCTCTCCAAAGGCATGAATGCCAGCACAATTCAACTGAGGTATGCTCAGCTGGAGATTGAAACAGAAACAATCCTGATCTAGTCAGCTAAGACTATGATATTTCGCGATTTCTTAAATTAAAAGATAACATATTAGGTCATCCACATTGACAAAGAGAGGGACTATTTGAAAAGAAGCATAAACTGCAGTGAAGCACGAACATTAAAAAGATCTCATCCTCTTCTAGGTCACATCAGAAATTCAATCCTTGTCAACTCCCACCTACTCACAAAACAACTATTAAAATCTCTTCGTCCTGCCTGGTGATTATTTCTGAAAGTAGCAGACAACTAAACACTGCCCATGTTTCTTCTGTTTTTGGAGTTGGATGAAACAGGCGGCTCAAGCCGACGAGGCTTTAGAGAAGTGTGAAACTCCAGTAGCTCATACAATACTGGGCTCCACACTACAGGTAGGATGTTGAGACAGTAGCAATATTACAATGCTGATTCATAAGGAAAGTTGTTCAAAATTAGATCATTCAAATCCAAATAAAGACAAAGATTTGGAACAGTTGCTTTAAAACACAGAGATAAAGAATGAAATGGTAAAGGCATTCACAATAGAGAAGACAAGATAAGTGGAACCAGTTTCCAGTGAATGAAACTCGTGGATAGAAGATTAAATGTGAGAGATTCAGACTAAATCAAGAGAGGAGAATTTGATTTTTCAGTAAAGGTTGCAAGGTTGTTGGCTCCATTGTTGgagtttgcaatttttaaaatatttgtcaaTATTTAAAAATTTTGATTGCTGGTTGAAAAAAAATGGGAAATAACAGAGCAGGGAATTAAGATTAGGGAGTGTGGTGAGAAACAGCATGAGGTTAGGTCAAACAGCCTGCTGTAATTTCTATGTAAATAAAAGATAAATAATAAAACTTTTACCTCAGCAGCCAAGTAAAGGTGCAATCCCTGGGCGTATTTATCCAACTCTATTCTGAAAGTATGATCTTGTTAAGCAAATGAACACTTCCACAAAACATCCATGAACTGCagttttaatttgtttaaaacttggacttttaatttttttttactcctCAATCACAGAGGAGTTAATTCTGAGTTAGTCACAGTTACATGAACACAGAATGCCTTCTAATAAGGTGCAAGACCATCAGCAAGCACAGGCAGGTTACTGAACAAGGGAAATGGATCCTGATCTAGAGAATGGATTATGGAATAATGCTCTAGAGCATGTGTCAGGTCGAGTTTACTCCCTGGCCCAACGACATGAAGATTCAACCATAAATTAAAGAGAAGCCATCTGCACCAGTAATGGCTCAGTTCAGATTGAGGATTGTTGAGGCAGTACACTTTAGAGTCTCTGTCTTCCTTCCATCTCTGCAGTTTTATTCATGTGGAAGACTCAACAGTCATTGTTGGCTGTTCACCCAATTGTTGGAGTGGTGCACAGGTGATGTCTTATTGCCTCCCCCCTCCAGCCCCCTCTCCAACACTCCCCACGTTTACCAGGTGTGGTCTCTGGTTGGTATAGGACGCCAGTATTTGCAGAAGGGATATACCGCACTCACATTCCCTGATGGAGACTACAACTGCTGCTATTTCCTTTGGCTTGAGAATGAAAGTGTAGGTATTTTTTCAAATTAGTGTTTTAAACAAGTGCGGActaccccacacagacacaataaAGGGGACTGCAAGCTTACAGTTCCTTCACAGAGCTCTTGAATCGTATGTTCAAGAACAGGAAAGAAACATCTTAGCAGCTGGCAGAATATACCACTTAAGTAATGTCTTATATCAACAAACTTCAGCAATGATGCTGTTTTCCTTCAGATGAGAATTATATGTATTTTCTGTTGTGTGGTGGCATTTGATAGAATCCTAATgtattgtcttctttcagctttatAAATCAGTGATACAAGTTACCAGTTAGAGAGCTGCCAGTGCTATCTGATGGCTCTGCTCCATTTGGCATTTTGACTGGTGAATTTTACAGGTGTAACATTTTTGCAAAACCTTTTTTGGCTTTTAAGTGTGAGGCTTCAATGGTGTGGTTTGTAGATTGGGAGCGAGCACTACTGGTAGGAATGTTTGTGGAAAGCCTGAAGATTGTGTCTACGTGATCAGATGGCCCagtgtgctgaggagtggcagatggagtttaatttagataaatgtaagatggTGCCTTTGGAAAGGTAAGTCAGGGCTGGACTTacatgcttaatggtaaggtcctggggagtgttgctgaacagaagagaccttggagtgcaaggtgCATAGccccttgaaaatggagtcacaggtagataggatagtgaaggcagcgtttggtcgGCTTTCCtttttattggccagagtactgagtacaggagttgggaggccatgttgtggctgtacaggacattggttaggccactgttggaatattgcatgcatttctggtcttcctcctataggaaggatgttgtgaaacttgaaagggttcagaaaagattgacaaggatgttgccagcgtttgagctatagggagaggctgaacagactggggctgttttccctggagcgttggaggctgagggtgaccttatagaggtttattaaatcatgaggggcatggatagtgtaaatagacatggtcttttccctgggatgggagagtccagaactagagggcataggtttagggtgagaggggaaagatataaaagagacctaaggggcaacgtatggaatgagctgccagagaagtggtggaagttggtacaattacgtaagggatatgggccaaatgctggcaagtgggactagattaggatatctggtcagcatggatgagttggactgaagggtttgtattactctatgaccaCAGGAATGTTTCAGTTCAGTTAACAGTGCAAACTGAGTACCTCCTAAAGTACAGAACTCAGTTACTTATGGgacagactggtcaagaagggcttatgcccgaaacgtcaattctcctgctccttggatgctgcctgacctgctgtgcttttccagcaatgcatttttcaGACTAGTGCAAACATCAGGAACTGCTCCTTTGAAGGATATAGTTCAAGGCTCTTCTCTGTACTGCCCAGAAAGCAGAGAACATAATCAGTGACCACAGATATGGACTCCAGTTTGTTACTTTCTGGCCCTGGGGGTGGATCCTGCTGGACGAGGCAATAGTAACAAGCGACAGTCTGCTCGGCTATGCTGCAAATAAATAAACGCACTTCATTTAGTACACAGTCTTTAGCTTTATGTCATTAACTTGCTGCATGCATAACGGACCATCTGAGTCTCATTGGAGACAACGACTCCAATATCACTTGGAAAATTAGCACCCTTCCCTCCACCCAGCAAGTGAAACACTCAGCTGTCTCTGGGTTTTCTTATATTTGTGATAGTTCTTTAAAAAAGGCACCATGAACGAATGTCTGATGCTCCAGATTTGGTTTGTGATTTCATGTAGCGATTATTTTTGTTAAGTTTTCTCCTTCCCTGGATTATACTAGAGTAGTGTTATCTACTTTCTTACTTAGTGACCAGAAAACCAGTGGGGAATCTGGATGTGGCTAGTTACAATGCCAAATACTGAACAAAACCCACAATTGATTGAGAATCTCATGGTCTCAATTCTCCAATTCATACTGCaagtgtgaacttttaattttctgttttatgTGTTAGCAACAACGCAGAATACATAAATATTATTGAATTACTTTGAATGCTTTACTCCCTTGATTAGTGAATGGAGTTAGATAGGTGGCTTTGTGGCATTATCATCAGACTatcaatccagaaacccaggtaatgtttggggacctgggttcggatcccaccatggcagatggtggcagttgaatgcaataaaaaaagtctggaattaagagtcctaAACTAACCATCACTGTCAATTGTCAAAAGAAAAACTCCAGCTGGTTCTCAAATACCTTTTAGGTCATTAGGTCTGGTCCACGAGTGAATTCAGACCCACAAATGTGGCtaactcttatctgccctctgagaTGGCAGAGGAAGCTACTCAGTTGTAACAATTGccagcacaatgttcagcagcattcacatCTCCACGAtattgaagtagtccatgttccaAAGCAATAAAATCTAGACAGTATCCAGGTTTAAACTGAAGAGTGGCAACGTAATATTCACAACCCACAAATGTCCCCaataggagacaatctaaccatcaccttgACATTctgtggcattaccatcactgaatcctccacccCCATTATCCATCACCCgccccatctaccaccctgagaaaaagaaccggaaatgacatcaccaacccaaagaaccccaaacatataaatagaaagcatcagcagtgcttcgcacagaggcccactgaagatgttacctagaagggtgacgaaacatctggaaatgaaccttccatccagctcagtgagcaaacctacatccagaattgaatcctccactgtcaacatcctggggttcccactgaccagaaactgaactgatctAGCCACATAATAGAGTATCCACAAGAAAAGATCTGATGCTAGGAATTCACAACTAACTCACTTCCTAACCCCCCGCCGaaaactgtccaccatctacaaaacacaaatcaagagtgtgctggaatactccccatttgcctggacagGTGCAACTcccacaatactcaagaagctcgacatcatc
Above is a window of Chiloscyllium plagiosum isolate BGI_BamShark_2017 chromosome 24, ASM401019v2, whole genome shotgun sequence DNA encoding:
- the c24h17orf75 gene encoding protein Njmu-R1 isoform X2; this translates as MISQTSFQDSMDGDLELEEEQPPTPREQQQTDTYYSLYQRHRSLPLGDDGDRNECLETCSKDTVSQEDFSLSLLASNLSVVAESELRAFVVKRLSKGALLNKMGTIAAVDLSIAEQTVACYYCLVQQDPPPGPESNKLESISVVTDYVLCFLGSTEKSLELFRIELDKYAQGLHLYLAAEVGAVELHIQPYLSSWYDDAVLYIQRVLQLFQNKLPILLRAALSHTPVEVKGADNKIKQDVERFLNAASLQGLIQEDTLALQCTVMTKEPQKVIIIDCSEPTPAFQNAVSNKFCEDWIPSFLNSLETGNPFLIRQILENFKLKAIQDMNSLKRYIQQAETNNYALFKCFVFLKNCGNGDVLLHNVKVEHVEMPEAQNVVKVLEEFMYEEGVIAPTN